GTCACCTGGAATATGCAATCTGTGCACCTCAGGTGTACCTTGTCTATTAACTATCTCTTACATTGTGCCACGCCATTAATATCAGTGGATGTACCCAGCACCACCTTGGGGCTACATAGAACGTGGAAATTTCTAGTGTGTTAATGTTACTCTGTTAACAAAACTGACTAGCCGcttgctgtttctatttttttttgtttttcttttcagtagtcTCCTCAAAAGTTGTTGTGGACACGTTGtgtatcttttctgttcttccaggaTTCATTCTTCAGGAAAGATGACCATGAAATCCGAGGGCTGTGGACAACCATCTACCAGATGGTTGTTGCAGTTGCCTTTGGTCACGTCATTCGTCCTTTTAGCTCGCCCTTTCCTCTACCTTAAGTTGAATTTTTGTGCAGCGCTATGTTTGCAGTGGTAGCCGAGTTTGCAGTTTGCGGCCGAGgtgtttttgattaaaaacgATCTTAACTGTAATAGTGAATTCACAGTGTGGCTTTGTATTATGACTCCCACGatcataacatttttctcctttgtcacagacaggagaaaagctctttccagagagatggagaaggaattaATTAGACCTCTGCCTCATCCTGCAAGACCAGAAGACATGGAGTAACTGTAAGCTGCGATTCTCAGGAGACATACTAAGAGTCTCGGGTTCCTTTTCTGCCCGCCCCCCAAGGCCTTGGGCACGTTGCTCAGGGCAGTTATTTCCTCCCCTAGACGACGTGGGgtgcatttttctgctgcacTTGTGACTTTCCACCTGTGGTTTTTCACTTGTGGTTTTCCATGTGGTTCGGACTGCTTCCATTATTGAGAAAACGGTTTGGGAAGCTGTGTCTGCCACTTCTCAGGATCTTCTGCCACCAcctgctggcaaaaaaaaatcagtaatgcAGGTGGAGCCATGTAGGACTCCTCAGAGGTAAGCCTTCAACGTACGGGGACCCCTAAACTCGTGAGCCGAGCACGCAGGACAAATGTCCGTGGCACAAAGATCAAGGAGGACTTCTCAGAGGTAAGcagctttccctttgttttcccGTCCTCTCAGGAGCCCTCTTTATGATGCTTGTACACACTTGAGGCTCACAAcactcattttctcctctactTAGTATTCCTAGTCCCTGCCTAAGCCgtcctccctccccccacttTCCAAAGACCTACGTGCTCTGCTCAGGTCCCTCCTGAGGTCTTACAGATCTTTTAAATCTGCTCAGCGTTCTTTCCGGCTTGTTCTgtgccattattttttccctactcCTTTTGAGAATGTCTGTACCCTTTTCAGATCTCGATTGGGTTGGCTTTTTTGAACCCATCTGCatagccttttgttttttagataGTCTACTAAGGTACGTTACTCCTCCGGTGAGTTATTTTACTACATTGAATtgtatttttgtggtttgtAATCTGTTACACTCCTAGATTATTTCTACCTATGTAAAGAAAGGTTTCAGCTAATTACagtcaaaaacagttttagttACCTACTTGGTCATATTGTCGTTTCAATAATCAGAactgaagcaaaagcacaggaatCGTTGCCTCTAGTAACACTCCACACACTGTTGAGCTAAgccaaataaaaaatgcagctgctgctctctttATCCCTTCCTGTGCTTTGCCCCTCCTCTTTCCCAGGTGATTGGGGCAGGGTGCCGGGTGGGGCCTAATGGTATATGAGCCGCAGGTGTCCTATCAGAGAGCTCATTCTGCCTGAGCTGCTTTTTGgggtaagtgctttgtttttccttcagtcagttgcaggaatttttttttttttttttttttttttttttttggtgggtcAGAGTCTAGGGGTTGATGCGTTTCCAAGTTGAAAGAGATAAGTACATCTATTTAAAGTAACATCTAGTAGGATCATTTAAAGTAAACTAATCTATATAGTAGTAGATGCCTTTATTGCAtgcagctcttcttcaggtAAGTAATTCTTATAGTCTAAGTAATTCTTTTCCCATGTTTTGGTCACGATGTTTGTAGCGTGcctttttatgtgtgtgtttggccTGGAGCTGTCCTGCCTGGCAATTAGTGATGGTAGCTAACGTGGGGGTTCATCAGTGCAATAATACATTGTCCTGACTCTTTTGGGAAAGACGTCTGGTCTGTCTCTGGGCGAATACTCAAGCTCTGGGCGAGTACTCGAGGGCAGCTGGCACagagtcttttttcttttttttcctagcagtaGGTAAACCTTAGGAGGAATCGGTCAAACGCAAAAAACTGTCAAGTTCTTGTTCGGCAGCTCGGTGAGTGGTTTGATCTACTTCTCAGATGTAGAGGCAAATGGACTGCtcttttgaaatgataaaataaataacatgaatTTTGTCAAATGTGGCAGTGCCTGTTTGCAGTCTGTTGCTTTTGCCAGTGGTAGATAACACTTATAAGGAATCGGTCAAAGGAAAGAGCGCCTTCTGGAACTGTGAAGCTCTGCGTTGGCAACTCGGTGACTGGCTTGACCTACTGTCCATCATCAGAGGGAAGCGgactgctgttttgaaaataagaaaagaaaaaaaaatttttaaaattttaaaaaattagggTGCTGCTCTGTGGCACCTGGAGGACTGCCACTCTGTGTGGCAGTTAAAAGAATGTGATTTGGagatggagagcagcagaggtaAAGCAGCTGGGAAGAATACCTATACCTATAGGTATTGCAGTAGGTAGGCTGTGGTTATGAGGTGCCTCAGGGTGTGCTTTTCGTCTTGTTTCTGCCCTTCCGTAGTGCAGCCTTGGAGAGGTGAATTCCCCATGTTGTGGAGTGGTGCAAAAAGGTGAGAGGGCTGTCAGCCCGATCAGTTTCCTTCACCAAAGCTAAGGCAGGTCTTTCAAGAGAAACAGCCTGGTTGCCTGTGCTGTACTCTGCACGTTGATCTAAACCACACCAAAAACAGGgctgctgttcctcctgctctctttaTCTCTTGTCATGCACGGCCCCTCCCATTTCCCGTGTGATTGGGGTGGGGTGCTGGGTGGGGTGCAATGGTATATGAGTTGGAGGCATCCCATCAGAGAGCTCATTCTGCCTGGGCTGCACTTTGGGGTAagtgctttggttttccttcagtcagttgTAGGGGTCTTTAGGTGGGTCAGAGTCTATGGACTGATGGGTTTCCAAGTAGAGACCAGTACACACATCTTTGTGAGGTAACAACTAGTAGGATCTGTTAGAGTAAACCAATCTAGTAATAGGTGCCTGTATTGCAtgcagctcttcttcaggtgAGTAATTGTTACAGCATGTTTACGGATAGGATGGCAATGttactttgtgtgtttgctttgtggttcTGGGTCCCTTATGATTTTTGCAGAATTAAGGCAAATATTATCAAAGTTATAACGTTGGTGGCAAAGTGATGGAGCAGGGTTTAGGAGATAAGTATCATCGAAGCTCCCTGTGTAAGCAtgtatctgaaaacagcagcagtaggCGTGTAAGGTGTAGTCTTTTTCAGGGTTAGGGACAGTTTGTTCTATTTTTGGAGCCTTTGCCTGCGGTTTGGCTGGCTGTAGAGTCTTTAGACCTTGCAGCCTTCTAGATTTTAAGTGCTTGGAATTCACACAATAGAGGTATGTTTAGGAGGTGTTGCCGGCtaacttgtttttaagaaatggtGGGGTACGGTTCCTCGACCGCATAAGCACGGTAGTATTACGGAGAGACTGAGCAGGGTCACCTTTTTCGTCTGTAAAGGGTAAGTCCGTGATTGCTGCTGCCCGGGCACATTTTCGTGCCCATCACTACAGTTATTTTACTACATCAAATAGAGTAaaattccagtttctcttttaGAGGTGCTATAGGTGGCTTCAGAGAACGGGTGGAAGCATCTGCCATGTGGGGTAGGTAAGTGGCTGAGGTAAAGGAGCGGATGAAAGTAACTGTCCTAAGGGTGCTGTGGCTTTTGCTGCAGtggttgctttctcttctgtttatcaGGTGCCACAGGCAAGGTGGGCTGTGATAGAGTTTAGAATAGGAGCAAAGCAGGTCACTTGAATGCTGCGTGGTTCCTGAGACAGGTGTTGTAGAGGACAAAGGTTGTCTGGCGTGGCAGTTCCTGATGGTGGTGGTCTTTGGTAGGTGAAGAGGTGCCTGAAGCCCCATCCCGTGTAGCCTGAGTACGCCTCGCTGAGGATGAAGCCTGCTTTCCAGCAGTTCCCAAAGCTGTGTTGAGGCTGAAatgctgtgtctgtgtttggGTTGGGGTTGCACCTTGGTGAGTGTAGGGATGGGTTTTAAGTCAGTGCTGCAGAGGGCCAGGCTCCAGTGTCCTATAATGTGTTTTGACCCATCAGCATAGCCTTTTGGTTTTCAGATAGCCTACTCAAGTATGTGATTTTTCCTGTGAGTGATGTTATTACatggaattgatttttttttttttttttggcgtgTAATCTGTTATGCtcctagatttttctttctttgtaaagaaaGGTTTGAGCTAATTCCAGCTGAAAAAATTTCAGTTACTAGCTTGGTCATATTGTCCTTTCAATATtcaaagctgcagcaaaagcatGGGGATTGTTCCTTCTAGAAACACCCCAGTTCTCTTGTCTGCAGTCTGCATGCTGTTGAGCTAaaccagatttaaaaaacaaacaaacaaaaaaaaccagctgctgctgctcctgctctctttCTACTTTCTTGTGCTTTGCCCCTCCCTTTTTCCAGGTGATTGGGTTTGGGTGCTGGGCGGGGCCAAATGGTATATGAGCCCCAGGTATGCCGTTAGAGAGTTCAttctgcctgggctgctctttggggtaagtgctttgtttttccttcagtcagttgCAGGGTTCTTTGGGCAGGTTGGAGTCTATGGATTTCTAGATTTTAAGTGCTTGGAAATCACTTACTAGAGGGATATTTAGCAGAGGTTGCTGGCTCACTTGTTTTTGGGATGGTGGGATACACTTGTGTTTTTGAGTTATATTTGAAACTCTAGATGTATCAAGCCACTTGTGTAACTCTCCAGAGGACTAAAAAGAGCTTGATTACACGCTACAAGAGGCTTGACCACATAGGCGCAGTATTACCAAGAGACTGAGGAGGGTCGTGTCAGAGTTACCGCTTTCATCTGTAAAGGGTAAGTCTGTGATTGCTGCCGGAGTGGCGGCGCGGgggcggcgccgcccgggcagcttttggcgcggcgccgcccgggcagcttttggcgcggcgccgcccgggcagcttttggcgcggcgccgcccgggcagcttttggcgcggcgccgcccgggcagcttttggcgcggcgccgccctggcagcttttggcgcggcgccgcccgggcagcttttggcgcggcgccgcccgggcagcttttggcgcggcgccgcccgggcagcttttggcgcggcgccgcccgggcagcttttggcgcggcgccgcccgggcagcttttggcgcggcgccgcccgggcagcttttggcgcggcgccgcccgggcagcttttggcgcggcgccgcccgggcagcttttggcgcggcgccgcccgggcagcttttggcgcggcgccgcccgggcagcttttggcgcggcgccgcccgggcagcttttggcgcggcgccgcccgggcagcttttggcgcggcgccgcccgggcagcttttggcgcggcgccgcccgggcagcttttggcgcggcgccgcccgggcagcttttggcgcggcgccgcccgggcagcttttggcgcggcgccgcccgggcagcttttggcgcggcgccgcccgggcagcttttggcgcggcgccgcccgggcagcttttggcgcggcgccgcccgggcagcttttggcgcggcgccgcccgggcagcttttggcgcggcgccgcccgggcagcttttggcgcggcgccgcccgggcagcttttggcgcggcgccgcccgggcagcttttggcgcggcgccgcccgggcagcttttggcgcggcgccgcccgggcagcttttggcgcggcgccgcccgggcagcttttggcgcggcgccgcccgggcagcttttggcgcggcgccgcccgggcagcttttggcgcggcgccgcccgggcagcttttggcgcggcgccgcccgggcagcttttggcgcggcgccgcccgggcagcttttggcgcggcgccgcccgggcagcttttggcgcggcgccgcccgggcagcttttggcgcggcgccgcccgggcagcttttggcgcggcgccgcccgggcagcttttggcgcggcgccgcccgggcagcttttggcgcggcgccgcccgggcagcttttggcgcggcgccgcccgggcagcttttggcgcggcgccgcccgggcagcttttggcgcggcgccgcccgggcagcttttggcgcggcgccgcccgggcagcttttggcgcggcgccgcccgggcagcttttggcgcggcgccgcccgggcagcttttggcgcggcgccgcccgggcagcttttggcgcggcgccgcccgggcagcttttggcgcggcgccgcccgggcagcttttggcgcggcgccgcccgggcagcttttggcgcggcgccgcccgggcagcttttggcgcggcgccgcccgggcagcttttggcgcggcgccgcccgggcagcttttggcgcggcgccgcccgggcagcttttggcgcggcgccgcccgggcagcttttggcgcggcgccgcccgggcagcttttggcgcggcgccgcccgggcagcttttggcgcggcgccgcccgggcagcttttggcgcggcgccgcccgggcagcttttggcgcggcgccgcccgggcagcttttggcgcggcgccgcccgggcagcttttggcgcggcgccgcccgggcagcttttggcgcggcgccgccccgGCAGCTTTTtgcgcggcgccgcccgggcagcttttggcgcggcgccgcccgggcagcttttggcgcggcgccgcccgggcagcttttggcgcggcgccgcccgggcagcttttggcgcggcgccgcccgggcagcttttggcgcggcgccgcccgggcagcttttggcgcggcgccgcccgggcagcttttggcgcggcgccgcccgggcagcttttggcgcggcgccgcccgggcagcttttggcgcggcgccgcccgggcagcttttggcgcggcgccgcccgggcagcttttggcgcggcgccgcccgggcagcttttggcgcggcgccgcccgggcagcttttggcgcggcgccgcccgggcagcttttggcgcggcgccgcccgggcagcttttggcgcggcgccgcccgcgcagcttttggcgcggcgccgcccgggcagcttttggcgcggcgccgcccgggcagcttttggcgcggcgccgcccgggcagcttttggcgcggcgccgcccgggcagcttttggcgcggcgccgcccgggcagctttttgcgcggcgccgcccgggcagcttttggcgcggcgccgcccgggcagcttttggcgcggcgccgcacgggcagcttttggcgcggcgccgcccgggcagcttttggcgcggcgccgcccgggcagcttttggcgcggcgccgcccgggcagcttttggcgcggcgccgcccgggcagcttttggcgcggcgccgcccgggcagctttaTCTCAGATCGAGCTAACGAGCAGCTGAGGTAAAGGAGCTGGGAAGAGGGAGGTATTGCAGCAGGTATGCTGTGAGGTAGGTGCCTCAGGGTGTGCTTTATTCTTGTCTCTGCAGGTGCTTCGTGCAGTCTTGGACAGGGAAATCCCCATGTCACGGAGCAGTAAGGGAAGGTGAGAGTGTTGTCAGCCTGGTCATCCCTTATCCGAAGCGAAGGGAAGACATTCAGGTGTTTCCCTCAGAGGGTCTGAGGTGAGGCTGTTTGGGACAGAGGAGCAGCGTGGCAGGTGGTCGCTTGCAAGCACAGTGGTCATTTTGTCCTTTAGTATTCCCAGGTGGCATGGGTGATGCTGGCTGTTCCTTTCGAGCTTGGATTTAACTTCCAGGTACAGAGGCAAGTGGACTGCTGTTTTGAAACGATAACATTAAATATGGGGTCACTTATGTTGTTGAGGGATGGGTGCTAATGCTGGCAGCTGAACGTTTATCTTCtgactgtgttttcctttgttcaggCTGAAACACAGTGTGCAGTACAGGACGTCAAGACCCGAGCTATCTCTGGAGTGACTCTGGTGAGTGAACAGAGGtagctgttatttttggctGTGGCTGTGACTGCAGTTATTTTACTACATCAAATAGAGTAAAATTCCAGTTCCTGTTTTAGAGGTGCTATAGGTGGCTTCAGAGAACGGGTGGAAGCATCTGCCATGTGGGGTAGGTAAGTGGCTGAGGTAAAGGAGCGGATGAGAGTAACTGTCCTAAGGGTGCTGTGGTTTTTGCTGCAGtggttgctttctcttctgtttatcaGGTGCCACAGGCAAGGTGGGCTGTGATAGTGTTTAGAATAGGAGCAAAGCAGGTCACTCAAATGCTGTTTGGTTCCTGAGACAGGTGTTGTAGCGGAGAAAAGCTTTCAAtattcaaagctgaagcaaaaataaataaaccacagcttctgcttctcctctttctACTTTCTTGTGCTTTGCCCCTCCCCTTTTTCAGGTGATTGGCTTTGGGTTCCAGGCAGGGCCTAGTGGTAACTGAGTCACAGGCATCCCATCAGAGAGCTCATTCTGCCTGGGCTGCACTTTGGGGTAagtgctttggttttccttcagtcagttgCAGGGGTCTTTAGGTGGGTCAGAGTCTATGGACTGATGCGTTTCCAAGTAGAGAGTGGTGAGCCCATCTTTGTGAGGTAACAACTAATAGGATCTGTTAGAGTAAACCAATCTAGTAATAGGTGCCTGTATTGCAtgcagctcttcttcaggtgAGTAATTGTTACAGCATGTTTACGGATAGGATGGCAATGttactttgtgtgtttgctttgtggttcTGGGTCCCTTATGATTTTTGCAGAACTAAGGCAAATATTATCAAAGTTATAACGTTGGTGGCAAAGTGATGGAGCAGGGTTTAGGAGATAAATATCATCGAAGCTCCCTGTATAAGCAtgtatctgaaaacagcagcagtaggCGTGTAAGGTGTAGTCTTTTTCAGGGTTAGGGACAGTTTGTTCTATTTTTGGAGCTTTTGCCTGCGGTTTGGCTGGCTGTAGAGTCTTTAGACCTTGCAGCCTTCTAGATTTTAAGTGCTTGGAATTCATACGATAGAGGTATGTTTAGGAGGTGTTGCCGGCtaacttgtttttaagaaatggtGGGGTACGGTTCCTCGACCGCATAAGTACGGTAGTATTACCGAGAGACTGAGCAGGGTCACCTTTTTCAGCTGTAAAGGGTAAGTCTGTGattgctgcagcccaggcacaTGTTCCTGCCCATCACTACAGTTATTTTACTACATCAAATAGAGTAaaattccagtttctcttttaGAGGTGCTATAGGTAGCTTCAGAGAACGGGTGGAAGCATCTGCCATGTGGGGTAGGTAAGCAGCTGAGGTAAAGGAGCGGATGAAAGTAACTGTCCTAAGGGTGCTGTGGCTTTTGCTGCAGtggttgctttctcttctgtttatcaGGTGCCACAGGCAAGGTGGGCTGTGATAGTGTTTAGAATAGGAGCAAAGCAGGTCAGTTGAATGCTGTTTGGTTCCTGAGACAGGTGTTGTAGAGGACAAAGGTTGTCTGGCGTGGCAGTTCCTGATGGTGGTCTTCTTCAGTAGGTGAAGAGGTGCCTGAAGCCCCATCCCGTGTAGCCTGAGTACGTCTCGCTGAGGATGAAGCCTGCTTTCCAGCAGTTCCCAAAGCTGTGTTGAGGCTGAAatgctgtgtctgtgtttggGTTGCACCTTGGTGAGTGTAGGGATGGGTTTTAAGTCAGTGCAGCAGAGGGCCAGGCTCCAGTGTCCTGTAGTGTGTTTTGACCCATCAGCGTAGCCTTTTGGTTTTCAGATAGCCTACTCAAGTACGTGATTTTTCCTGTGAGTGATGTTATTACatggaattgatttttttttttttttttttttggcgtgTAATCTGTTATGCtcctagatttttctttctatgtaaAGAAAGGTTTGAGCTAATTCCAGCTGAAAAAATTTCAGTTGCTTGCTTGGTCATATTGTCCTTTCAATATtcaaagctgcagcaaaagcatGGGGATTGTTGCTTCTAGAAACACCCCAGTTCTCTTGTCTGCAGTCTGCATGCTGTTGAGCTaaaccagatttaaaaaaaaaaaagtaaacaaaaacaacatacaaaccaccacagctgctgctgctcctgctctctttctactttcttgtgctttgcccctcccctttcccaggtgattgggtttgggtgctgggcagggccAAATGGTATATGAGCCCCAGGTATGGCATTAGAGAGTTCAttctgcctgggctgctctttggggtaagtgctttgtttttccttcagtcagttgCAGGGTTCTTCGGGCAGGTTGGAGTCTATGGATTTCTAGATTTTAAGTGCTTGGAAATCACTTACTAGAGGGATATTTAGCAGAGGTTGCTGGCTCACTTTGTTTTTGGGATGGTGGGATACACTTGTGTTTTTGGGTTATATTTGAAACTCTAGATGTATCAAGCCACTTGTGTAACTCTCCGGAGGACTAAAACGAGCTTGATTACATGCTACAAGAGGCTTGACCACATAGGCGCAGTATTACCAAGAGACTGAGCAGGGTCGTATCAGAGTCACCTCTTTCATCTGTAAAGAGTAAGTCTGTGatttggcgcggcgccgcccgggcagcttttggcgcggcgccgcccgggcagcttttggcgcggcgccgcccgggcagcttttggcgcggcgccgcccgggcagcttttggcgcggcgccgcccgggcagctttaTCTCAGATCGAGCTAACGAGCAGCTGAGGTAAAGGAGCTGGGAAGAGGGAGGTATTGCAGCAGGTACGCTGTGCCTATGAGGTGCCTCAGGGtgtgctttttctcttgtcTCTGAAGGTGCTTCGTGCAGTCTTGGACAGGGAAATCCCCATGTCACGGAGCAGTGAGGGAAGGTGAGTGTGTTGTCAGCCTAGTCGTCCCTTATCCGAAGCGAAGGGAAGACATTCAGGTGTTTCCCTCTGAGGGTCTGAGGTGAGGCTGTTTGGGACAGAGGAGCAGTGTGGCAGGTGGTCGCTTGCAAGCACAGTGGTCATTTTGTCCTTTAGCATTCCCAGGTGGCATGGGTGATGCTGGCTGTTCCTTTCGAGCTTGGATTTAACTTCCAGGTACAGAGGCAAGTGGACTGCTGTTTTGAAACGATAACATTAAATATGGGGTCACTTATGTTGTTGAGGGATGGGTGCTAATGCTGGCAGCTGAACGTTTATCTTCtgactgtgttttcctttgttcaggCTGAAACACAGTGTGCAGTACAGGACGTCAAGACCCGAGCTATCTCTGGAGTGACTCTGGTGAGTGAACAGAGGtagctgttatttttggctGTGGCTGTGACTGCAGTTATTTTACTACATCAAATAGAGTAAAATTCCAGTTCCTCTTTTAGAGGTGCTATAGGTGGCTTCAGAGAACGGGTGGAAGCATCTGCCATGTTGGGTAGGTAAGTGGCTGAGGTAAAGGAGCGGATGAGAGTAACTGTCTCTAAGGGTGCTGTGGTTTTTGCTGCAGtggttgctttctcttctgtttatcaGGTGCCACAGGCAAGGTGGGCTGTGATAGTGTTTAGAATAGGAGCAAAGCAGGTCACTCAAATGCTGTTTGGTTCCTGAGACAGGTGTTGTAGCGGAGAAAAGCTTTCAAtattcaaagctgaagcaaaaataaataaaccacagcttctgcttctcctctttctACTTTCTTGTGCTTTGCCCCTCCCCTTTTTCAGGTGATTGGCTTTGGGTTCCAGGCAGGGCCTAGTGGTAACTGAGTCACAGGCATCCCATCAGAGAGCTCATTCTGCCTGGGCTGCACTTTGGGGTAagtgctttggttttccttcagtcagttgCAGGGGTCTTTAGGTGGGTCAGAGTCTATGGACTGATGCGTTTCCAAGTAGAGAGTGGTGAGCCCATCTTTGTGAGGTAACAACTAATAGGATCTGTTAGAGTAAACCAATCTAGTAATAGGTGCCTGTATTGCAtgcagctcttcttcaggtgAGTAATTGTTACAGCATGTTTACGGATAGGATGGCAATGttactttgtgtgtttgctttgtggttcTGGGTCCCTTATGATTTTTGCAGAATTAAGGCAAATATTATCAAAGTTATAACGTTGGTGGCAAAGTGATGGAGCAGGGTTTAGGAGATAAGTATCATCGAAGCTCCCTGTATAAGCAtgtatctgaaaacagcagcagtaggCGTGTAAGGTGTAGTCTTTTTCAGGGTTAGGGACAGTTTGTTCTATTTTTGGAGCTTTTGCCTGCGGTTTGGCTGGCTGTAGAGTCTTTAGACCTTGCAGCCTTCTAGATTTTAAGTGCTTGGAATTCATACGATAGAGGTATGTTTAGGAGGTGTTGCCGGCTAACTTGTTTTTGGGAAATGGTGGGGtatgcttcctttttatttggGTTATCTTTTAATCTCTAGATATATCAAGGCATTTGCATAACTGTCCAGAGGCTTCACAAAGAGCTTCAGTATGCATCGCAAGGGGCTTGACTGCATAAGCGCAGTATTACGGAGAGACTGAGCAGGGTCacctttttcatctgtaaagGATAAGTGTGTGATTACCCCTGTTGGGGCTGCTGTGCATTCATGGCCTTTTGGCATTTGTTGAcctgagagtttttttttttttttttttctggctcttgTCTCTGTGTTTGAGTCCTCTGCAAGGAGCTGTACTGTTTGCTTGT
This Cygnus olor isolate bCygOlo1 chromosome 8, bCygOlo1.pri.v2, whole genome shotgun sequence DNA region includes the following protein-coding sequences:
- the LOC121073682 gene encoding uncharacterized protein LOC121073682, which translates into the protein MLAVPFELGFNFQAETQCAVQDVKTRAISGVTLVSEQRGAIGGFRERVEASAMWGRCFVQSWTGKSPCHGAVREGECVVSLVVPYPKRREDIQVFPSEVAWVMLAVPFELGFNFQAETQCAVQDVKTRAISGVTLRCYRWLQRTGGSICHVGPGHGHGHLNEARGLWKHLATAEYISCHVPVARQASAVPVPEMLEMLGAQEELGA